A window of Campylobacter concisus contains these coding sequences:
- a CDS encoding ACT domain-containing protein, whose product MKAIVTVVGKDRVGIVAGVSAKLSELGLNIDDISQTILDEFFTMMAVVSSNENKDFTVLREELNKLGESLKVKINIQSSAIFDAMHTI is encoded by the coding sequence ATGAAAGCGATCGTAACTGTAGTCGGAAAAGATAGAGTCGGCATCGTTGCTGGCGTCTCAGCAAAGCTTAGTGAGCTAGGGCTAAATATAGATGATATCTCACAGACTATTTTAGATGAGTTTTTTACGATGATGGCGGTGGTTTCAAGTAATGAAAATAAGGATTTTACGGTCCTAAGAGAAGAGCTTAATAAACTTGGAGAGAGCCTAAAAGTAAAGATAAATATCCAAAGTTCCGCTATCTTTGATGCGATGCATACAATCTAA
- a CDS encoding Mrp/NBP35 family ATP-binding protein codes for MLNKEEVLNRLKGVIYPGFEKDIVSFGFVKNVEIDDKILIEVEIVSSSPEVANELKTDIKRVMGSNEYVLNLIQPKIPEEKSNTQSGKNIAPQVKNFVMVSSGKGGVGKSTTTLNLAISMAKLGKKVGILDADIYGPNIPRMLGEVNTQPQVVGNKLKPILSHGVEMMSMGVLMEEGMSLIWRGSMIMKAIEQLLRDVLWSELDVLFLDMPPGTGDAQLTLAQSVPVTAGVCVTTPQVVALDDSKRALDMFEKLHIPIAGVIENMSGFICPDNGKEYDIFGKGTTEEIAKAYNTQILAEIPIEPAVRVGGDNGKPVSFYEPNSVTAKRYESAAARLWEVIENINSDGGADNSAIQPVNDGKSACSK; via the coding sequence ATGTTAAATAAAGAAGAGGTCTTAAATAGACTAAAAGGCGTCATATATCCGGGATTTGAGAAGGATATAGTTAGCTTTGGCTTTGTAAAAAACGTAGAAATCGACGATAAAATTTTAATCGAAGTCGAGATCGTTAGCTCAAGCCCAGAAGTGGCAAATGAGCTAAAAACGGACATCAAACGTGTCATGGGCTCAAATGAATATGTGTTAAATTTGATCCAGCCAAAGATACCTGAGGAGAAAAGTAACACTCAAAGTGGCAAAAATATCGCGCCGCAAGTTAAAAATTTCGTAATGGTAAGCTCAGGCAAAGGCGGCGTTGGCAAATCAACCACAACGCTAAATTTAGCCATCTCAATGGCAAAACTAGGCAAAAAAGTGGGAATTTTAGACGCTGACATCTACGGACCAAATATCCCAAGAATGCTTGGCGAAGTAAATACTCAGCCACAAGTCGTTGGCAACAAACTAAAACCGATACTTAGCCACGGTGTGGAGATGATGAGTATGGGCGTTTTGATGGAAGAGGGCATGAGCCTTATCTGGCGTGGTTCGATGATCATGAAAGCGATCGAGCAGCTGCTAAGAGACGTGCTTTGGAGCGAACTTGATGTATTATTTCTCGACATGCCTCCAGGAACGGGCGACGCGCAGCTAACTCTAGCTCAAAGCGTGCCAGTAACGGCAGGTGTCTGCGTCACAACGCCTCAAGTAGTAGCACTTGATGATAGCAAACGTGCGCTTGATATGTTTGAGAAGCTTCACATCCCAATCGCTGGTGTCATAGAGAACATGAGTGGCTTTATCTGCCCAGATAACGGCAAAGAGTATGATATCTTTGGTAAAGGCACGACTGAAGAGATAGCAAAAGCTTACAATACGCAAATTTTAGCTGAAATTCCTATCGAGCCAGCTGTTCGTGTGGGCGGCGATAATGGCAAGCCAGTTAGCTTTTACGAGCCAAACTCAGTCACTGCAAAACGTTACGAGAGCGCGGCTGCTAGACTTTGGGAAGTGATAGAAAATATAAATAGTGATGGCGGAGCTGATAACTCAGCGATCCAGCCAGTAAATGACGGCAAGAGTGCTTGCTCGAAGTAA
- the thiC gene encoding phosphomethylpyrimidine synthase ThiC, whose product MREKTQMYYARCGELTKEMNYVAKVEGIGENLLMDEVANGRIIIPANVNHINLKPMGIGRKLKTKVNANIGNSSLSSDICAELRKLEICLEFGADTVMDLSTDGDLDAIRSAIIEHSSVPVGTVPMYEILKEAKEVTNITNELILSVLEKQAKQGVSYFTIHAGFLREFLPLVKKRKMGIVSRGGSLSASYMSKLNRQNPFYEIFDQILEICAKYDVSLSLGDGLRPGCLYDATDEAQLSELKVLGELTLRAWQKDVQVMIEGPGHVPLNQIEYNMKIEQELCHDAPFYVLGPLVTDIGAGYDHITSAIGGTMAAYHGASMLCYVTQKEHLGLPNENDVREGIVAHKIAAHAADVALGKVGAIEKDHEMSDARYAFDWNKQFELSFDPKKARELHDESLPEDAFKSAHFCSMCGPKFCAYKISKDLEKGEKC is encoded by the coding sequence ATGAGAGAAAAGACGCAGATGTATTATGCTAGGTGTGGTGAGCTCACAAAGGAGATGAACTATGTGGCAAAGGTCGAGGGGATAGGCGAAAATTTGCTTATGGATGAGGTAGCAAACGGCAGGATCATCATCCCAGCAAATGTAAATCACATAAATTTAAAACCAATGGGCATAGGCAGAAAGCTAAAGACAAAGGTCAATGCTAATATCGGCAACTCAAGCCTAAGTAGTGACATTTGCGCGGAGCTTAGAAAGCTTGAAATTTGCTTAGAATTTGGCGCTGATACGGTTATGGATCTAAGCACGGATGGCGATTTGGATGCTATTAGAAGTGCGATCATAGAGCATTCAAGCGTGCCAGTTGGAACTGTGCCGATGTATGAAATTTTAAAAGAGGCAAAAGAGGTTACAAATATCACAAATGAGCTAATTTTAAGCGTGCTTGAGAAGCAAGCAAAGCAAGGGGTTAGTTACTTTACGATACATGCTGGCTTTTTACGTGAGTTTTTGCCGCTTGTTAAAAAGCGTAAAATGGGCATAGTTAGCCGCGGTGGCAGTTTGAGCGCTAGCTACATGTCAAAGCTAAATAGGCAAAACCCATTTTACGAAATTTTTGATCAAATTTTAGAAATTTGCGCTAAATACGACGTCTCGCTCTCGCTTGGCGACGGACTGCGCCCAGGCTGCCTTTATGACGCGACAGATGAGGCACAGCTTAGCGAGCTAAAAGTGCTTGGAGAGCTAACACTTCGTGCGTGGCAGAAGGATGTGCAAGTGATGATCGAGGGCCCTGGTCATGTGCCATTAAATCAAATTGAGTATAATATGAAAATCGAACAAGAGCTTTGTCATGACGCCCCATTTTACGTGCTTGGGCCGCTTGTTACTGATATTGGTGCAGGATACGATCATATCACTTCAGCGATTGGTGGCACGATGGCGGCATATCATGGCGCTAGCATGCTTTGCTATGTGACGCAAAAAGAACACCTTGGTTTGCCGAATGAAAATGACGTAAGAGAGGGAATCGTAGCTCATAAGATAGCAGCTCATGCCGCTGACGTCGCACTTGGCAAGGTGGGAGCGATCGAAAAAGATCACGAGATGAGCGACGCTAGATACGCATTTGATTGGAACAAGCAGTTTGAGCTAAGCTTTGATCCAAAAAAAGCAAGAGAACTGCATGATGAGAGCTTGCCAGAAGATGCGTTTAAGAGTGCTCATTTTTGTTCGATGTGCGGACCAAAATTTTGTGCATATAAAATTTCAAAAGATCTAGAAAAAGGAGAAAAATGTTAA